One genomic window of Thioclava sp. GXIMD4216 includes the following:
- a CDS encoding TIGR00730 family Rossman fold protein: MTQPRPSVCVFCGSRLGAQPSYEQAATETGRMLAHRGWRLVYGAGDVGLMGAVARATQQAQGETFGVIPEHLFSREVGKRDLTSYIVTETMHERKKVMFMNSDAIVLLPGGAGSLDEIFEVLTWRQIGLHKKPIFILNTDGYWEPLRRLIEQVIIEGFADPSLGTFLTWADTVPALEAALDAAFTA; this comes from the coding sequence ATGACCCAGCCCCGCCCCTCCGTCTGCGTCTTCTGCGGTTCCCGTCTTGGTGCGCAACCAAGCTACGAACAGGCCGCGACCGAGACGGGCCGGATGCTGGCGCATCGTGGCTGGCGGCTGGTTTATGGCGCAGGCGATGTGGGGCTGATGGGGGCGGTTGCCCGCGCCACACAACAGGCACAGGGGGAGACCTTCGGCGTTATCCCCGAACACCTGTTCTCGCGCGAGGTCGGCAAGCGTGACCTGACCAGCTATATCGTCACCGAAACTATGCATGAGCGCAAAAAGGTGATGTTCATGAATTCGGATGCCATCGTCCTGCTACCGGGCGGGGCCGGTTCGCTTGACGAGATTTTCGAAGTTCTCACATGGCGTCAGATCGGCCTGCACAAAAAGCCGATTTTCATCCTGAATACCGATGGATACTGGGAGCCTCTGCGCCGCCTGATCGAGCAGGTGATCATCGAGGGCTTTGCCGATCCCAGCCTTGGCACTTTCCTGACATGGGCCGACACGGTGCCCGCGCTTGAAGCCGCACTGGACGCCGCCTTCACCGCCTGA